CTGCGGTTTTCCGATGATCCCGATGGCCGCAGCCTGCACCTGGCCATGGTGCCCTTTCCCGCGATCCTGGTACCGATGTACGTCACCATGGCGATGGCGGCATTCGGGCTCTACCAGTCCCACGTGCGCCACAACCCCTCGGAACTGCTGCTGCGCATGGTGCTGGCGTTCGCCTTCGGTGGTGTCGGGCTGCTGGTGACCTACTACGTGCTGCCGCAGACCTACATGGGACGCGGCCTGCTCTCGATCAACCTCGCGCTCGGGTTCGTGGCGGTTGCCGCCCTGCGCTGGGGCGCGCGCAGCCTGACGGGCGGCGCTGCCTACAAGCGCCGCGTGCTTGTCTACGGTGCCGGCGAGCAAGCCGACCTGATCAACCGCCGCATGCGCCGCCGGGCCGACCGGCAGGCATTCTGCGTGGTCGGATTCGTGCCGGCCCCCGGCCAGCGGGTCGTGGTGGCCGCCGACCTCCTCGTGCGCAGCCCGCTCGACCTGGTTTCCCTGACCCGCGAGTTGAGCGTGCAGGAGATCGTCCTGGCCCCGGACGAGCGTCGCGGCGGCCTGCCGATGGATGACATCCTGGCCTGCGCACAGCGTGGCATCTCCGTGGTCAACATCCCGATGTTCTTCGAGCGCGAGGCGGGCATGATCAAGCTCGAGGCGGCCGATCCGTCTTCGCTGGTGTTCTCCGGCGGCTTCGACCATTCACTGATGCGACGCCTGAGCAAGCGCTGCTTCGACCTCGCCGCTGCGACGGCGCTGCTGCTGGTGGCGTGGCCGGCCATGCTGCTGGTCGCGCTGGCCGTGCGCATCGAAGGCGACGGGCCCGTGCTCTACCGGCAGGTGCGGGTGGGCGAGGGCGGGCGCAGCTTCGAGCTGGCCAAGTTCCGCAGCATGCGCGCCGACGCCGAAGGCGATGGCGTCGCGCGATGGGCGAGCCGTGACGACAACCGCACCACGCGCGTGGGGCGCTTCATCCGCAAGACCCGCCTGGACGAACTGCCCCAGCTGTTCAACGTGCTTGCAGGCGACATGAGCTTTGTCGGCCCGCGGCCGGAGCGGCCGCAGTTCGTGCAGCAGCTCAACGGCGAGATCCGCTACTACAACGTGCGCCACTCCGTGAAACCCGGGCTCACCGGCTGGGCGCAATTGCGCTATCCGTACGGCGCATCGGTCAGCGATGCCCACGAGAAGCTCAAGTTCGACCTCTTCTACGTCAAGAACCAGGGACTCGTGTTCGATTTCATGATCCTGCTGCAGACCGTGGAAGTCGTGCTGTTCCGGCGCGGTGCGCGCTAGACCGGCCGCATGCGGCCGCGGATTCCGTTAACTGATCAGACCCTCGAACGGATGATCCAGTGAGCCAGCACGAAACGCGCATCCGCGCATTCATCGATGAGAACTTCCCCCCGGCGGGTCCCGGCGGGCCGCCCGCGGCCGAGCTGAGCCTGCTTGAATCGGGCGTCATCGATTCCATGGGCGTGCTGCTGCTCGTCACCTGGCTGGAGCAGGAGTTCGGCTTCATCGTCGACGACGATGAAGTGCTGCCGGAAAACCTCGACAGCATCGCCGCCATCGATGCCTTCGTCGCGCGCAAGCTCCAGGAGATGGAGCTGGCGGAGTGACGGCACGTTGCGAGCGCTGGCTGGCGCGGGCGGCCGCGCACCAGCCCGGGAAGTCGGCGATCGTCCGCGGCGACCGCCGCGTCGACTACGCCGAGCTCCACGCCGAGAGTGAACGCTTCGCCGCCGCGCTTGCACAACACGTCGGCCTGGAGGACGGCGAGCGCTGCGTGGTGTTCATGGACAACTCGGTCGAAGCCGCGGTCGGCGTTTTCGGCACCCTGCGCGCCGGCGGCGTGTTCTCGGTGATCAATCCCACCACCAAGGCCGACAAGCTGGCGTTCGTGCTCGCGGATTGCGGTGCGACGGTCCTGCTGACCCAGGCCAGCCTGTTGCCGGTCGCCCAGTCGGCGGCGGCGCGAGCGCCCAGCGTTCGCTGCATCGTGGTGGTCGATGCCGATGGCGATGGCGTTGATGGCGCGGCCATCGGGTACCGGCGCTTCCTCGCCGCGTCCGACCCGGCCTGCCTGCCGCCACAGGTCGGCATCGATACCGACCTGGCGATGCTGGTCTACACATCGGGGTCGACCGGCAATCCCAAGGGCGTGATGATGACGCACGCCAACGTGCGCTTCGCGGCCACGTCGATCACCACCTACCTGCAGGCCAGCCGCGACGACGTCGTGCTCAGCGTGCTTCCCCTGGCGTTCGATTACGGCCTGTACCAGTTGCTGATGTGCGTGAAGCTGGGCGCCACCCTCGTGCTGGAGACGTCCTTCGCGTTTCCGCAGAAGGTGCTGCCGCTGCTGGCCAGCGAGCGCGTGACCGCGTTCCCGCTCGTGCCGACGATGGCGGCGCTGATCGTGCAGCTGCGCAACTTCGACCCGGCCTGGGCCGCCAGCGTGCGCTATCTCACCAACACTGCCGCTGCGCTGCCGCCCGCGCACATCCGCAGGTTGCAGGACCTGTTCCCGGCCGCGCGGGTGTATTCGATGTATGGGATGACCGAATCCAAGCGCTGCACCTGGCTGCCGCCGGAGGAGCTTGCGCGACGCCCGGAGAGCGTCGGCATCGCCATCCCCGGCACGCAGGCCTGGGTGGCCGACGATGCCGGGCGACCGCTGCCTGCGGGCGAGGTCGGCGAACTGGTGGTGCGCGGTGGCCACGTGATGCAGGGCTACTGGAACAATGCCGAAGCCACCGCGCGCGCGCTGCGCCCCGGCCGCTACCCCTGGGAGCGGGTGCTGCACACCGGTGACCTGTTCCGCATGGATGCCGAGGGGTTCCTGTACTTCGTCGGCCGCAAGGACGACATCCTCAAGTCGCGTGGCGAGAAGGTCAGCCCCAAGGAAGTCGAGAACGTGCTGTATGCGATGCACGGCGTGCGCGAGGCCGCACTGGTGGGTGTTCCCGATCCGGTGCTCGGCCATGCGCTGAAGGCGCTGCTGGTGGTCGACGATCCCGGCCTGGACGCGCGCGCGGTTATCGCGCACTGCCGCGCCCACCTCGAGGAGTTCATGGTGCCGCGCACGGTGGAGTTCCGCGAATCGCTGCCCAAGACCGGCACCGGCAAGATCCGGCGCAGCGAACTCCAGGCCGAAGCCGAGGGGCGCCAGGCCGCGGAGGCCTGAGCCGCCACGGACGCCCGGGTCAGGCGGCCCCGGCCGCTGCTTCCTCGCGCCGCCGCCCGCCGGCGGCGTGGATGCCCTGCAGCAGGCGCGTGGAGAGGATGCCGACGAAGGCCTGGTTGTCGGCGAAGCCTCCCGCGTTGCCGGCACGCGCTTTCTCGTACAGGCGCGACACCGCGTCGGCGTCGAACATGCCATCGGCGCGGATCGCGTCGCGATCGAAGGCTTCGGCCACGTAGTCGAGCGGCTTTCCGTCGACGAAAAAGCATTCGCTGTCGGGAGCCCGATAGGGCTGTTTCGTGCGGCTGAGGATGTCGGCCGGCAACAGGTCGGCCAAGGCCTTGCGCAGCACGTGCTTTTCGGACAACCCATGCAGTTTCCACTGCGGCGGCAGGCGGTTCGCGAACTCGACCAGGGTGTGGTCGAGAAAGGGATAGCGGCCCTCGATCGAGGCCGCCATCGCCGCGCGATCGCCCTGGCTGGCCAGCAGATACCCGGCGAGCAACGTCTTCGCCTCCACGTACTGGTCGCGGGCCAGCGGCGTCCAGCGCATGAGCGCGGCTGGCAGGCGGGACTCCACCAGCGCCAGCGGGTCGAAGCCGGCGACCGCGGTGCGGAGTTCGGGTGACAGGAACCGGAGCGCGCGCCCCGACGTGGTCCAGCGCGGCACGTGCGAAAACACGGGCCGGTCGATGTGCTCCATGCCCTGCCCGAAAAACGCCGCGGCGAACGCGGGATTGGACGATGGCGAATTGGCGAGATAGCCGTACAGGCGTCCGAGCAGGCGGGGACGCGCGCTGGATCCGGGCTGGCGTGACCAGAAACGGCGGATCTTGGCTTCCTTGAACAGGTCGTAGCCGGCGAAGACCTCGTCGGCGCCTTCGCCGGTCAGCACCACGCGATACCCCTGGCGCCGCACGTCGTCGGCAAGCAGCATCAGGGGCACGCCCGCGGTGCGCAGCACCGGGGTTTCGGCATGCGCGATGAAGCGCCGGAATGCCTGGCCGATGTCGGCGGCTCCCACATGCAGCGTGGTGTGGTCCGTCCCGAGGTGCCGGACCATGGCCTGCTGGTGCCGGCTCTCGTCGAACTCGCGCTGCGCGAACGCCACCGAGAACGTGCGCACCGGCGTATTCGTGGCGGTGCGGATCAGGGCGGCGATGCCCGACGAGTCCAGGCCACCGCTGAGGTAGGCGCCCACCGGTACGTCGGCGCGCAGCTGCAGCCGGACGGCATCCACGAGCCGCTCGCGCAGTTCGCCCGCGGCCTGGTCGATGTCATGCCAGTGACGGGCCGGGTCGGACGCGTCCGGGAAGGTCAAGTCCCAGTAGCGGCGCAGGCGCTCACGACCGTCGGCCTCGATGGTCAGGAGGTGGCCGGGCGGCAGCGTGGCCACACCTTGCCAGACGGTGTCGGGATCGAGCGGCGCCCACAGGGTCAGCGCCTGGGCGAGGCCCGTCGGATCAATGCATGCGTGTCCAGGCAGCGCCGCGAAGAGCGCCTTGGCCTCGGAGGCGAACCAGAGCGCGCCGCGCGCGCGCGTGTAGTACAGCGGGCGGATGCCGAGGCGGTCGCGCGCCAGCACCAGCCGGCGCCGGCTGCCATCCCACAGGGCGATGGCGAACTGGCCGTTGAGGTGGTCGACGAACGCATCTCCGTGCCGCTGGTACAGATGCACGATTACTTCGGTATCCGACCGCGTGTGGAACACGTGGCCCTGCGCTTCGAGCCGGGCTCGCAGTTCGATGAAATTGAAGATCTCGCCGTTGAAGACGATCCACACCTGGGCGTCCGGACTGGCCATCGGCTGGGCGCCGGTGGCGAGGTCGATGATGGACAGGCGCGCGTGCGCGAGACCCACGCCCTCGCTGACGTGGAAGCCGTAGCCGTCGGGACCACGATGGGCGAGGGTGGTGATCATCGATGCCAGCACCGCGCGCGCATCGTGCGCGGCAATGCCGGCCCCCAGATAGCCGGCCAACCCGCACATGGTCAGTCGTCCCCGTGGGCCTGGGGCGCGACGTCTGCAGTCATGGCCGCATGGTCCGCGCAGGCGCGCGGCCGTGCGCTGGCGGTGCGTCTGGCCCCGCCCGCTGTCGCGTGCTGCGGGCGCTGCGTGGCGACCGGCAGTGGATGCAGCGGGGTGTTGTGCCAGTCCGCCAGCCGCCCGCACTCGAAGTGCACCCAGGACGGTCCATACATCCAGAGCGAGTCGCTGGCGTCGCGCACCATGGGTTCGCCGAGCAGGACCGCGACGGTGCGGCGGTCCATGCCGGGTACGAGCTGTACGTCCATCGGGGCTTCCGCGAAAGGCGCGGCCTGCGGAGACTCGGCGGCCGGCGCGGCTGGCTCTTCGGAGGCCGGCAGCCAGTGCCAGGTTGCACCCGCCACGATCAGCACCGTCAGCACCGAGCGCATCCACATTGCATGGCGTGTGGCCGAGGGGGGCAGCTGCGCCGTGGGTGACGCGGTGCGGGCCTGCATGTGCCGCCCGTTCCACTGGCTGCCATGTTGCAGCGGCGCGGTCTGCGCGGTGGTGCCGGCGGCGTGCGCCGGAGCCCCGGGCAGCCGGCCACGCGCGCGATGGAAGTCCAGCGCGGCGGCGTAGCCCAGGTTGAGCGCGATGAGCCTGTCGGGATCGCGCGGTCCGGTGGCGGGCCGGTCGGGATGCAGCTCCGCGACGCGGCGGCGGTACGCCTGCTTGAACGCGTGCAGGCCGCACTGCGGCGAGACGCCGAGCTCGGCATAGAGCCTTGCGAAGTCGGTCGCATGGTTCATCGCCGGGGCAGCGGCTTCAGGCGGCCAGCTGACGGCAGAACATGTGCGGCAGCTGCACCATGGCCCGGAACAGGTCCTGTCCCGTCTCCTTGGACACCGGGACGCGCTGCAGGTCGAGCGGTGCGGACGAGGCGCGGGCCACCCCGCCGTAGAAGGAGAACGCCTGCGCCACGCGGGCATCGCGCAGCAGGCGCATGGTGTTGTCGTCGAACGCGGTGGGGCCGCCGACGGGGTAGGCGAAGTGCGTCATGTCGATCCCGAGTTCCTCCCGCAGGCGCAGGGCGCAACCCTCGATTTCCGCGCGCTGCTCTTCGACCGGAAGGCTCGACAGGATCGGGTGGTTCACGGTGTGGCCGCCAATCGTCATGCCGGCCCGGGCCAGTGCGCGGACCATGTCCCAGTCCATCCACTGGCCTTCCACGGTGTCCGGTGGCTCGAGCCCGGTCTCCTCGGTGAGGCGGGCGCGGAACGGGAGCGTCTGCCCGAAGGGCAGGTCCTTGTAGGCGGCGATGATGCGCCGTATCCAGGCTTCGCGGTCCTTGCCGAGAGCGATCCGCCCGGCAATCCAGGGCGACAGGTCGAGCGTGCCGCTGGCGCTCTCGCGCACCTGCATGGCGATCGCGTCCCACCAGGGCAGGAGGTTGCGGTCTATGAAGCCGGTTGCAATGAAGAACGCCGCGGGCACGCGGTGGTGCTTCAGCACCGGCAGGGCGATGTCATGGTTGTCGAGATAGCCGTCGTCGAAGGTGATGGCCACGTAGCGGCCACTTGGACGGCGCAGCGCGTCGGCGATGTCGTCCAGGCCGATGATGTCGCAGTTGTCCTTCAGGAACCTGACCTGGGCGTCGAAACCCTCGGCCGTCGCGCTCCAGAGCCCACGGTCGTACCGCGAGCGGCTGCTGTCGCCCACGCGGTGGTAGTTGAGGACCAGCACTCCATCGTGAGGCAGCGCGGCGGCCACCAGGCGGCGCATGCCCGGTGTTGCCAAGACCTTCGCAGCCATGTCCCGTTTCATCATTCCATGCCCCCACATGCGCGGCCTGTTACCGGCCGGATATCCGTTGTCCCTTACCAACGGCAAATGCTGTCGCAACCAGCCATCTGGAAAAGCAGTCAACATGCATCGACATAGCGTGCCACCCCGGTACAGCGTTTACACCGGTGGCTCACCGCACGGCAAGCGACTGGCGGCATGCTGGATCCTGGTCGCGCTGGCGGGCCTCGCAGCACCCGCACACGCCCGCGAATGGTTCGTCTCGACCGGGGGCAGCGACAGCAACGACGGCTCCCTGGCGCGCCCCTTCCGGACGATCGGGCACGTGCTGTCGCCGGAGAGCGCGCTGGTCCGCGATGGCGACACCGTCACCCTGCGCGCGCCCGAGGGCAACCGCACCTATTCCGAGTGCGACGTGCGCCTGCGCGTCAGGCTGGTGCTGCGGTCGCACCCCGGTGAGCGCGCGCACATCCACTGCGACATCGCCACCCCGGACAGTGTCGCGGTGCAGATCGATCCCCCGGCCTCCGGGAGCCGCGTCAGCGGCCTGGAGATCAGCGGCGGGCGCTTCTATGGCGTGATGATGCAGACCGGCTGGGAACAGGAGGCCGCGCCGGCCGAGCGGGGCGCCTCCGACATCGTCCTCGAGGACCTGCTGATCCGGGACACGGGGCGTGACGGCATCAAGATCACCCCGAAGTCGGACAACATCACCATCCGCCGCACCGAGATCCGCGACACCGGCGCGATCTACGCGCCCGGCACGCCGCTGGAAGAGATGAACGCCGACGGCATCGACAACGTCAACGGTTCGGGGATGGTGGTGGAAGACAGCTACATCCACGATATCGCCACGACCGGCCTGTACTTCAAGGGTGGAGCGGCCGACGTGGTGGTGCAGCGCAACCGCATCGAGGACACCGGGATGGCGGGCATCCTGGTGGGGTTCGACACCAGCCTGGAATTCTTCGATACCGCGCTCAACCCGGAATACCACGAGTCGATCCGCGGGGTGGTGCGCAACAACGTGGTGCGCAACACCAACTACGCGGGCATCGGCCTGTACGCGGCCAAGGACGCCGTGGTGGTGAACAACACGATCGACAACGCCGCCCGGGTCGGGCATGCCGCACTGTACTTCGGCATCCCGTTCCAGGACTGGGATCCCGACGGTGGGCGTCCCCCGAGCGTGAATGCGACGCTTCGCAACAACCTGGTGCGCGGCAGTGGCGGCCGCTGTTTCGAGATCCGCCATTCCGACGAACTCGGTGGCTTGTCCGGCCTCACCGGCTGGCCGCACAGCGACCACAACGGCTATGCACCGGACTGCCTGCTGCGCGATGCCCGTCCGGGCTCGATCGCGCTTCCGCTGTCGCTGCCGGCATGGCGCCTGGCGAGCGGCACGGAGGCGGGAAGCGTGTCGGCCGATTTCGCGCTCGATGCCGACGGGCGGCCGGGCGCCGGCAGCGCGGCCATCGGTGCCGGCGTGCCGGTCGACGGCGTTTCCGATGACATCGAGGGTGCGCGCCGCGATGGCGCGCAGACCATTGGCGCGTACCACGTGCAGGTGCCGGTGGCCGTGCCCGCAGCCGGAGGAGCGGGCACGGGTGGCGGTGACGCGCCGGCCACTGCGCAGGCGGAGACCATGGTCGCCGCCGCGGTCCTTCCGCTCGCATGGCTGGCGGGCGGGCGCGGTATCACGACGCTGTTGCCCGCGATCGGCGCGGCGCTCCTTGCCGCGCTGGCACTGTTGGCCATGGTCGCCGGCGCAATCCTGGTGCGGCGGCGCAACGTCACGGACTGGCTCGCCGCCTACCTGCGGCAGGATTGGCGCGCCCCGGTCCCGCACGGAACGACCCGGCACCTCATGTTCTGTTTCGTCGACCACTACGAGCCCGCCTGGGGCAATCCCGGACGCGCGCGCGAGGATGCGCGCGTCGCCCGCTGGCTCGAAGAGCTGCCCCGCCTGTGCGCCAGCCATCGCGATTCGGAAGGTCGTCCGCCGATGCACACGTTCTTCTATCCGGAGGAGGAGTACCGGCCCGAGCACCTGGATGCGCTCGCGACGCTGTGCCGGATGGGGCTCGGCGAGATCGAGATCCACCTCCACCACGACAACGACACCGAAGCCGAGCTGCGCCGCAAGCTCTCGCGCTTCACCGAGCTGCTGGCGAGCGACCACGATGCGCTCCCGCGCGATCCCGTGACCGGCCAGCCGCGGTGGGCCTTCATCCACGGCAACTGGGCGCTCGACAACAGCCACCCGTCGGGCCGCCACTGCGGCGTCGACAACGAACTGGTCGTGCTGCGGGAGGAGGGCTGCTACGCGGACTTCACCTTCCCCGCGGCTCCCGACCCGTGCCAGACGCGCGCCATCAACCGCATCTACTACGCCAAGGACGATCCATGCCGGCCGAAGTCCCACGATCGCGGTCCGCGCGTCCGCGTGGGCGGTTCCGCGGAGGGCGACCTGATGCTCATACAGGGCCCGCTGGGATTCCGTTGGCGGAGCCGCAAGTTCGGCCTGGTGCCGCGAATCGAGAACGCCGACGTCCGCGCGGTGGCGCCGCCCACCACCGACCGCATCGATGCCTGGGTGCGCACGGGGATCCACGTCGAAGGTCGGCCGGAGTGGATCTTCGTCAAGATCCACACCCACGGAGCCGAGGACCGTGACATGGATACGCTGCTGGGCGCTGCCATGGACCAGGCGCACTCGTACCTGGAGTCGCGCTACAACGATGGTCGCGAATGGAAGCTGCACTACGTCAGCGCGCGCGAGGCCTACAACATCGCCAAGGCCGCGGAGGCCGGCCTGCAGGGCGACCCTGGCATGTACCGCGACCACGCCATTCCCCGTCCCCACTATCGGCCGCGGCGCGGCGCGGCGGCCACGAGCACCGTCGGAGAGCGCGCGGCGCTTACTCCGTGACCGGACCACGGGATCACGGGGCCACAGGGGGAAAGGGATGAGGGTTGGAATCGTGGGTTGCGGCAAGATCGCCGATGGCCATGCCGAACAGCTGCGCGCCATCGGGCGCGCGCAGCTTGTGGCGGCCTGCGACCGTGAGCCGCTCATGGCCGAACAGTTCTCGCAGCGCTGGGGTGGCCTGGCGCAATACGCGGACATGGCGGAGATGGTGCTGCGGGAGCGACTGGACGTGGTGCACGTGGCGACGCCGCCCGATTCACACGTGGCGTTGGCGTGCAGCGCGCTGGAAATGGGTTGCCATGTCTTCGTGGAAAAGCCCTTCGCGCTCGACGGCGAGGGTGCGCGCAGGATCCTCGATTGCGCGAACGCGGTTGGCAGGCGCGTCAGCGTCAATTACCTCTACAACTTCGAATCACCCGCGCTCGAGCTGGGAAGGCTGCTGGCCGACGGCGCGCTGGGCGAGGTCGTGCACGTGGAGACCTGCTACGGCTACAACCTGGCCGGGGACTACGGGATCGCGGTGATGTCCGATCCCGCGCACTGGGTGCACCGGCTGCCCGGCAAGCTGTTCCACAACGTGATCGACCACGTGCTGGCCAAGGTCGTGCCGATGCTGTCCGAACCGGTCGTGGTGTGCGCCGATGCGCGGCGCATGCGCCCGGCGAGCGGCGACGCGGTGGTCGACGCCATGCCCGATGAGCTCAGGTTGCTGCTGAAGGACCGCGACGGCAGGACGGTGTCGGCGATGGTCGGCTCGCATGCGCGGCCGATCGGCCATGCCATGAAGGTGTACGGGACCCGCGACACGGTGGAGCTGGATTACGCGGCGCGCACGCTGGTGCGCAGCGCCCGCCAGGACCAGCCGAGTGCCGTGGGTCGCCTGTTCCCGGCCTGGGTGCAGGCCTGGCGGTACGCGCGCTGCGGGGTGCGCAACCTGGGTGCCTTCGGTCGCCACGAGTTCCATTACTTCCAGTGCATGCGGGTGCTGTTGACCCGCTTCTACGACGCCATCGAGGGGCGCGGCGAGGACCCCGTGCCGCAGGCGGAGATCCTGCGCGTGGCCGCGATCATCGATGGCATCGTCGACGCCCTGGCGCAGCGGCCATGAAGGTCCTGCTGACGGGGGCGGGCGGGTTCCTGGGCCGGTGCGTGGCCGACAGCCTGCTCGCGGCGGGTATCGACGACCTGCGCCTGCACTTCCGCGGTGACCCGCCCCACGGTCTGCTCGAGGACCTGGGTCGGCGCCACCCGGGTGCGCGCATCGAGGCTTCCGCGGCCAACCTGCTGTATGCCCGCGACCTGCCGGCGCTGGTCGCGGGCGTGGAGTGCATCGTGCACGCGGCGGCGGGCATGCGCGGCTCGGCCGCCGACATGTTCGCCAACACCGTGGTCGGCACGCGCAACCTGCTCGACGCCGCCGCGGGGGCTGGCGTGAGGCGCGTGGTGATGGTCGGGTCATTCTCGGTCTACCGCACCGAGTCGCTGCCGCGGGGCGCGGTGCACGACGAATCCGTCCCGATCGAGGACGTCGGCATCGAGAAGGGAGCCTACGCCCACGCCAAGACGCGCCAGGAGCATCTGCTGGCCGAATACCGCGGCAGGTACGGATTCGAGACCATCGTGTTGCGGCCCGGCGTCATCTACGGCCCCGGTGGCGGCGCGTTCTCGTCGCGGGTGGGTATCCGCGCCATGGGCGTGTTCTTCAGCCTTGGTCGCGGCGCCGAGCTGCCGCTGACGTTCGTCGAGAACTGCGCCGATGCGGTGGCACAGGCCACGCTCAACGGCGTCGATGGCCGCGCCTACAACGTCGTCGACGACGAGCTGCCGAGCTGCAGCCAGTACCTCCGCGGCTACCAGGCCAGGGTCGGGCGACTGCGCGTGCTGGCGGTGCCTTACTGGCTCTTCCTGCTCGGCTCGCGTTGGCTCGTGCGCTACAACCGCGTGTCGAAGGGCCAGCTTCCGGCCGTATTCACCCCTTACGTGGTGCGCTCGATGTACCGTCCGTTCCGGCATTCCAACGCGGCGCTGAAGGCGTTGGGCTGGCGGCAACGGGTTCCGACGCAGGACGGGCTTGCGCGCACGTTCGAAGCGCTGGCCGGCAAGCCGCCCTAGCGCGTGAGGCCCTGCGGCAACGCAGCTTCCGTCCCGCCCAGCGCCCTCTGGTAGAACGCATCGTAACTGGCCCGCATGACATCGACCGACCCGTGCAACTCCACCCGATGCCGCGCCGCCGCGCCCAGCCGGCCGCGCAGCGCGTCGTCGCGCAGCAGTTCGTGCAGGATGCCCTGCAGCGCCAGGCCGTCGGTGGGGGCGAACAGGCGGCCGTTGTCGCCATCCGAAACAATTTCGACATTGCCGCCGACGCGGCCGGCCACGACCGCCAGGCCGGCGGCGCAGGCTTCGAGCAGGGCGATCGACAGGCCTTCGGTGAGCGACGGCAGCGCGAAGACGTCGAAGGCGGGCAGCAGCGCCTGCACGTTGTTCCGCGGGCCCGACAGCAACACCCGGTCGGCGATTCCCAGCCGGTCGGCGAGTGCCTCGAGGTCGGCGGAAAGCGGGCCTTCGCCGACCAGCACGACCTTCAGGCGCGGGAAGCTCGCGAGCAGTGCCGGCACCTGCTCCAGGACGATGCGATGGTTCTTGAGTTCCACCAGCCGCCCGACGCAGCCGATCACCGGTCCGTCGTGCTCGGACAGGCCCAGCGCCCTGCGTGCATCGACGCGCGCGGCCACGGGATCGGCATGGCGGACGATCGGGATGCCGTTGTGAACCACCTCCGCCAGCTGCGCGCGCGCCGTGCCGTTCGCGACCAGCTGGTCGTGGACCTGCTGGCCCACCATCGCGATGCGCCGCGTCCGCGCCAGCGACCAGCGATACAGCATGCGCAGGCGCCGGTTCGACAGCCTCCCGCCCATGTTGTGGCAGGTGTTGACGAGGGTCGCGTGGCGGTTGAACAGCATCGCCAGCGCCGCGTAGTAGCTGGGCACGAAGTTGTGCGTGTGCACGATGTCCGCCCGCAGGCTGCGCGCGCTGGAGCGCAGGGCGCGCAGCACGCCGACATCAAGCGGACGGCGCTTGCCACCGATGACCACCGGCACGCCGGCCGCTTCCAGTTCCGCGCGGAATCCTGCGGTGTCGTTGATGCTGAAGACCGTCACCCGGTGGCCGTGCGCGGTCTGGGCGATGGCCAGGTCGGCGACCACGCGCTCCAGGCCGCCGAGGTCGAGCGAATCGACGACGTGGATGACCGCGAGTTTCCGGGAGGGTTCCATCGGGCGAGCATAGACGGCGTGCCCATGGTGCGCGAGGACCACGCCGGGGAGGTGCCGGATGCCGATGGTCAGTGAGCGGATGCCGACGCGCCCCGGCCTGGCCGGCATACGTGCCTGCGTGATCGGCCCGGACATCCTCCACCGCCAGGCACTGCTGGCGATGTTCTCGGCGCTGTCGATCGAGGCAGCCAGCGCCGATGACTCCCACACCTTCCTCTCGCGCGACGGCGGCGACCGCCGCGGCCGCGTGGCGCGGGCGATGGACATCGCCTGGGGGACGCGCGACCCGTCCTGGATGCGCTATGTGCTGGACGCCATCGACGCGAGCCGCGCCGACGTGCTGGTGTTCCACTGGGGCACGTTGCCGCTGGCGGACATCGTTGCCATCAGGCGCGCGCGGCCGGCGCTCAGGACCATGTTGATGCTGCTGTGCTTTCCGCTGGCATTGTCGGCGGCCGGGATCGCGCGCC
This Luteimonas sp. MC1572 DNA region includes the following protein-coding sequences:
- a CDS encoding glycosyltransferase produces the protein MEPSRKLAVIHVVDSLDLGGLERVVADLAIAQTAHGHRVTVFSINDTAGFRAELEAAGVPVVIGGKRRPLDVGVLRALRSSARSLRADIVHTHNFVPSYYAALAMLFNRHATLVNTCHNMGGRLSNRRLRMLYRWSLARTRRIAMVGQQVHDQLVANGTARAQLAEVVHNGIPIVRHADPVAARVDARRALGLSEHDGPVIGCVGRLVELKNHRIVLEQVPALLASFPRLKVVLVGEGPLSADLEALADRLGIADRVLLSGPRNNVQALLPAFDVFALPSLTEGLSIALLEACAAGLAVVAGRVGGNVEIVSDGDNGRLFAPTDGLALQGILHELLRDDALRGRLGAAARHRVELHGSVDVMRASYDAFYQRALGGTEAALPQGLTR